From the Pseudomonas sp. VD-NE ins genome, the window ACCGTCATTGGCCAGGCGTTCGATGCTCAAACGCTGCTTTTTGCCGGTCGGGATTTGCACGGCCTTGCTGCCGCCGGTGGGCTGGAAGCGCAGGCCTCTCTCGTGCTTGGCCATCAGTTGGGCGCGTCGAAAATGCCGGTCGACAGGTAACGGTCGCCACGGTCGCAGATGATCGCGACGATCACCGCGTTTTCAACTTCTTTGGACAGGCGCAGCATCGCTGCCACCGCACCACCCGAGGACACGCCGCAGAAGATACCTTCTTCGCGGGCCAGACGACGGGTCACGTCCTCGGCTTCGCTTTGCGCCATGTCGACGATGCGATCAACGCGATCAGCCTGATAGATCTTCGGCAGGTATTCCTGCGGCCAGCGGCGAATACCGGGAATGGCCGAGCCTTCCATCGGTTGCAGACCGACGATCTGCACCTTGTCGCTCTGCTCTTTCAAGTAGCGCGACACGCCCATGATGGTGCCGGTGGTGCCCATCGAACTGACGAAATGGGTGATGGTGCCCTGGGTCTGACGCCAGATTTCCGGACCGGTGGTGGTGTAGTGCGCCTCAGGATTGTCGCCATTGGCGAACTGATCGAGCACCTTGCCACGGCCTTCGGCCTCCATGCGCTGCGCAAGATCGCGGGCGCCTTCCATGCCCTCTTCCTGGCTGACCAGAATCAGCTCGGCACCGTACGCGGTCATCGCCGCTTTACGTTCGGCGCTGGAGTTGTCGGGCATGATCAGGATCATCTTGTAACCCTTGATCGCAGCGGCCATGGCCAGCGCGATCCCGGTGTTGCCCGAGGTCGCTTCGATCAGCGTATCGCCGGCCTGGATCTGCCCGCGCAACTCGGCGCGAGTGATCATCGACAACGCCGGACGGTCCTTGACCGAACCCGCCGGGTTATTCCCTTCGAGCTTGAGCAATAGGGTGTTGCTGGTAGCGCCGGGCAGGCGCTGCAAACGCACCAGCGGCGTGTTGCCGACGCAATCGGCGATGGTTGGGTACTGCAGGGTCATGGCGTATTCGCAATCCAGACGTGCGGGGGCGCCTATCATACCGGCAAACCCGCGCAGGCCATATCACGCAAAGTGCGGTGCTTATGGTTTATGGGAATAAGCAGCAATAGTCTCACCACTGGTGAGACTTTTACGTCGGGTCATCTTTGTTTGCGGCGATGCGAATGGCCTCATCGCTGGCAAGCCAGCTCCCACAGTGGTTAGTGTTGCGCCATCAATTATGTCAGCAGTGCTGACACTCTCTTGTCCTGTTCCACTATCTGGGGGTGAAACATATTCCCTGTGGGATGGGAGTAAGCAATAAAAGTCGCACCAGTGGTGCGACTTTTACGTCGGGTCATCTTTGTTTGCGGCGATGCGAATGGCCTCATCGCTGGCAAGCCAGCTCCCACAGTGACCCGTGTTGCTCTATTAATAGTGTCAGCAGTGCTGACACTGTCTTGTATTGCTCAAACAATCTGCGGGTGAAACACATTCCCTGTGGGAGCTGGCTTGCCAGCGATAGCGTCAGTCGGCGCAACACCGTCATCCGCCAGCAACCGCAAATTCAGCCGCAACCCCGCCCTGCCATTCTCCGCCCAAATCCTTCCGCCCTGACGCTGCACGGCATTGCGCGCGATGCTCAGCCCCAAGCCAAAACCGCCGTCCCCAGGGCGCGAGCCATCGAGGCGGGTGAACGGTGAGAAGATCCGTTCCAGATCCCCTTCCGCCACCCCGCCGCCCTGATCTTCCAGCCACAGGTGCCAGTAATCACACTCGCGCCGTCCATCAAGACGCACGATCCCACCCGCCGGCGAATGCCGAATCGCGTTGCGCAAAATGTTCTCCAGCGCCTGCGCCAGCGTATTCAGGTTGCCGCGCACCCAGCATGAGGACTCGACCGAACACTGCAATTGCAGACTCGGCCAGCCGCTTTCATAACAGGCATTGTCGGTGAGCATTTCCCACAGGGCCTGGATCTGAATCGCCTCGTCGGGCAATGGCGAGCGCTCGGTATCGAGCCAAGCCAGTTGCAGGGTGTCTTCGACCAAGCGTTGCATGCCGTCGACTTCGCGACCGATACGTTCGCGTAGCTGCACCAAGTCTTGCTCGCTTTCACTGGCCACGCGCAATCGGCTCAACGGCGTACGCAACTCGTGGGACAAATCACGGAGCAATTGCTGTTGCAGGGCGACGGTCGATTGCAGACGCTCGGACATGGAGTCGAACGCCCGCGCCAGCTCGCCGAGTTCATCCGGGCGCTGGGTGATGCCGCTCGACAACCGCACATTCAATTGATCGGCGCGCCAGGCGTTGGCCTGTTCACGCAGGTTGTTCAGCGGCACCACCAGCAACCGATACAGGCCGACGCACAGCAATAAAGTGAACAGACCAGGAATCACGCCGTTGGTGATGACGCGCCAGAACAGCCGATATTTACCCGGCAGAAATCGCTCGGGCAATTCGATCACCAGACTGCCGGCGGCGGGCTCTTGAGGGAATGGAATACGTAACCACGGCCGGCCTTTCTTGTGGATCGGCCAGTCGAGACCGCGCAAGAAGGTCAAGTGCTGGATTTCCTGTTCATTCAGCGGATCACTGCTCAACGACTGCAAATTGCCGCCGATGACGCCAACCCAACTGGCTTCGCGCAATTCCATGCTCTGCAACCAGTCATCGACCCCGCTGCGGCCGCCGTGCTGCCACGCCTGTTCCGCTTGCGCGGCGTAACGCGTCAGGGTGCCCCGCGCTTCGTCGGAGAGGAACTGGTTGCGCTCCTCCATATAACGGCCCCACGACCAGCTCAGCCAGATCATCAGCAGACAAAATGCGACCAGCAGAAACGCCAGTTTCCAGAACAGTGAATGCCGCCCCGGCAGTTCAGAGCGTTTCATCAGCGGCGCTCAACACGTAACCCTTGCCCCACACGGTGCGCACTTCACGCTCGGTGTAACCGATGGCTTTCAGTTTGCGACGGATCTGGCTGATGTGCATGTCGAGGCTGCGGTCGTGGGCCGCGTAGCCGCGTTGCAAAACGTGCTGATAAAGGAAGGCTTTGCTCAGTACTTCCTCGTCATTGCGATTGAGGGTTTCGAGCAAACGGAACTCGCTGCGGGTCAGCCCGGCGGCTTGCTCGCGGAAAAACACATCGCACCGTTCATCGTCGAACCGCAGCGTGCCGGCCACCACTGGCGCCGCCAGCAACGCCGGGCGCCGATCCAGCGCGACCCGGCGCAAAATCGCTTCGATGCGCACATGCAACTCGGCCATGCTGAACGGTTTGGGCAAATAATCGTCGGCGCCCAGACGAAAACCACTGATGCGATCCGCCTCAGCGCCGAGGGCCGACATCAGCAACACCGGCGTCGAATGGCTCTGGCGCAATTGCGTCAACACATTCAAGCCGTCCATGCCCGGCAACAGAATATCCATCAGCACCACGTCGAACGGTTGGCGCGTGGCGATGCTCAGGCCTTCCTGGCCGTTCTGGCACCAGGTCACCTGAAAGCCGCTGCGGCCCAGATGTTCATGAACATAGGCACCGAGCACCGGATCGTCTTCGATGGAGAGAATGCGTGGCTGGCCAGCGGAAACAGGAGTCATGAGTATCTGCAAGTAATTCTCAGTTGAGAGTGATTATTCAAGATTGCCGGAGATCGGGCAACTCAAGGTTGGCCCAACCGACAAATGAACACCGCCACCCTGCCCTAACACGAGTGCATTTTTCCGAAGATTGCCCGCGAGCAAATCGCTACACTGCGCCCATGCCGCGTGCCGGATGCACGCATGAGTCAACAGATCAGCGGGATGCAGGAGATAGGCGTGCTCAAGAAACTGGGAATCAAAGGTCGCGTGTTGTTGCTGACCTTGTTGCCGACCAGCCTGATGGCACTGGTGCTCGGTGGTTATTTCACCTGGACGCAGCAGTCCGACTTGCAGAGCCAATTGATGCAGCGCGGCGAAATGATCGCCGAGCAACTGGCGCCGCTGGTGGCACCTGCCATGGGCCACGGCAACAGCGAGTTGCTGGAGCGCATCGCCACTCAGTCCCTTGAACAACCGGACGTGCGCGCGGTGACCTTCCTTGCCCCGGATCGCTCGCCGCTGGCGCATGCTGGCCCGACCATGCTCAATCAGCCGCCGAGCGGCGACAGCGCGCATTTGCAACGGCGCAGCGGCAATGACGCGACGCGTTACCTGATGCCAGTGTTCGGCAAACATCGCAATCTCGCCGGCGAACTGATCCCGCAAGAATCCGACCGACTGCTCGGCTGGGTCGAATTGGAGCTGTCGCACAACGGCATGCTGCTGCGCGGTTATCGCAGCCTGTTTGCCAGTCTGTTGCTGATTGTCGCCGGCCTGGCGGGCGCGGCACTGCTGGCGTTGCGCATGGGCCGCACCATCAACCGTCCGCTGAGCCAGATCAAACAAGCCGTCGCACAACTCAAGGACGGCCACCTGGAAACGCGTTTGCCGCCGCTCGGCAGTCAGGAGCTGGACGAACTGGCCTCAGGCATCAACCGCATGGCCGGCACCCTGCAGAACGCCCGCGAAGAACTGCAACACAGTGTCGATCAGGCCACCGAAGACGTGCGCCAGAACCTGGAAACCATCGAGATCCAGAACATCGAACTGGATCTGGCGCGCAAAGAAGCGCTGGAGGCCAGCCGGATCAAATCCGAATTCCTCGCCAACATGAGCCACGAAATCCGCACGCCGCTCAACGGCATTCTAGGTTTCACGCATTTGTTGCAGAAAAGCGAACTGACCCCGCGCCAGCTCGATTATCTGGGCACCATCGAAAAATCCGCCGACAGCCTGCTGGGGATCATCAACGAGATCCTCGACTTCTCGAAAATCGAGGCCGGCAAACTGGTGCTCGACCATATTCCGTTCAACCTGCGCGACCTGTTGCAGGACACCCTGACCATCCTCGCCCCCGCCGCGCACGCCAAGCAGCTGGAACTGGTCAGTCTGGTCTATCGCGACACGCCGCTGTCGCTGGTCGGTGACCCGCTGCGTCTGAAGCAGATCCTCACCAACCTGGTCAGCAACGCCATCAAGTTCACCCGCGAAGGCACCATCGTCGCCCGGGCGATGCTTGAAGATGAACACGAAGACAGCGTGCAACTGCGCATCAGCATTCAGGACACCGGCATCGGCCTGTCGAATCAGGACGTGCGCGCGTTGTTCCAGGCGTTCAGTCAGGCCGACAACTCGCTGTCGCGGCAACCGGGCGGCACGGGTCTGGGGCTGGTGATTTCCAAGCGCCTGATCGAACAGATGGGCGGCGAAATCGGCGTTGACAGCACACCGGGCGAAGGCTCGGAATTCTGGATCAGCCTGAGCCTGCCCAAGACCCGCGACGACGCCGAAGACTTGCCGGCCGCGCCGTTGCTCGGGCGCCGCGTCGCGGTGCTGGAAAATCACGAACTGGCGCGTCAGGCCTTGCAGCACCAACTGGAAGACTGTGGCCTCGATGTCACCCCGTTCAATACCCTCGAAACCTTGACCAACGGCGTCACCGGCGCGCACCAGACTGATCAGGCGATTGATCTGGCGGTCATCGGCATCACCAGCAACGACATGCTGCCCGAGCGATTGAACCAGCACATCTGGGACCTCGAACACCTCGGCTGCAAAGTGCTGGTGCTATGCCCGACCACCGAGCAGACGCTGTTCCATTTGTCGGTGCCGAACCCGCACAGCCAACTGCAAGCGAAACCAGCCTGCACGCGCAAATTGCGCCGCGCCCTGGCCGATCTGGTCAATCCGCGCCAGCCCCGCAATGAGCCGGGCGAACCACTGTCGAGCCGCGCGCCGAAAGTACTCTGTGTCGACGACAACCCGGCCAACCTGCTGCTGGTGCAAACCCTGCTCGAAGACATGGGCGCCAAGGTGCTCGCGGTGGAAAGCGGCTACGCGGCGGTCAAAGCCGTACAGAGCGAGTCCTTCGATCTGGTGCTGATGGACGTGCAGATGCCGGGCATGGACGGCCGTCAGAGCACTGAAACCATTCGCCAGTGGGAAAGCGAACGGCACTGCACGCCGCTGCCAATCGTCGCCCTCACCGCCCACGCTATGGCCAATGAAAAACGCGCGCTGCTGCAAAGTGGCATGGACGACTACCTGACCAAACCGATCAGCGAGCGGCAACTGGCGCAAGTGGTGCTGAAATGGACCGGCCTGGCCTTGCGCAATCAAGGGCCGGAGCGGACCAGCGAAAATTCCGCTGGCAACAATGAACTGCCGGTGCTCGATCACGAGGAAGGTTTGCGCCTGGCCGCCGGCAAGGCTGATCTCGCTGCGGACATGCTGGCCATGCTGCTCGCCTCACTGGAAGCCGACCGCGAAGCCATCCGCGCGGCGTGCGAAAACCGCGACCAGAACGCATTGATCGAACGCGTCCATCGTCTGCACGGTGCCACCCGTTATTGCGGCGTACCGCAATTGCGCGCGGCCTGTCAGCGCAGCGAAACCCTGCTCAAGCAGGACGACCCGAAGGCCGTGGCAGCGCTGGAAGAACTGGAGCGCGCGATCAATCGGCTCGCGGCGCAAGCGAAGATCAGCGCCTGATCCACGGCAATGCCGGCCAACACCGGCAGCGCTAAAGTGGGTTCGGGTGATTCAATCCGTGTCGATGCTCCAGGAGGATTTCATGCGCACGCTTGTTTTCAGTAGCCAGACCTATGACCGCGACAGCTTCCTCGCCGCCGATTGCCCGGCAGGTATCGAGCTGCACTTTCAACCGGCCCGGCTCAGCCTCGATACGGCGGCCCTGGCCGATAAACATGAAGTGGTCTGCGCGTTCATCAATGATGACCTCAGCGCTGCGGTGCTGGAGCGCCTGGCCGCGGGTGGCACGCGCTTGATTGCCCTGCGCTCGGCGGGTTACAACCATGTCGATCTGGCCGCAGCGAAACGTCTCGGACTGGCCGTGGTGCGCGTACCGGCCTACTCGCCACATGCGGTGGCCGAACACGCCGTGGCGCTGATCCTCGCCCTCAACCGTCGTCTGCACCGCGCCTACAACCGCACCCGTGAAGGCGATTTCAGCCTGCATGGATTAACCGGTTTCGATCTGGTCGGCAAGACCGTGGGGATCGTCGGCACCGGGCAGATCGGCGCGACCTTCGCGAAAATCATGCACGGTTTCGGCTGTGAACTGCTGGCCTACGATCCCTTTCCGAACCCGGAAGTTCTCGCCTTGGGTGCGCACTATCTGAGCCTGCCCGAACTGCTTGCGCAGTCGCGGATCATCAGCCTGCACTGCCCGCTCAACGAGCAGAGCAAACACTTGATCAACCGCGATTCACTGGCGCACATGCAGGCGGGCAGCATGCTGATCAATACCGGTCGCGGCGGTCTGGTCGATACCCCGGCATTGATTGACGCCTTGAAGGACGGCCAACTCGGCTATCTAGGTCTGGATGTCTATGAAGAAGAGGCGCAACTGTTTTTCGAGGATCGCTCCGACCTGCCCTTGCAGGATGATGTGCTGGCGCGATTGCTGACTTTTCCCAACGTGATCATTACTGCGCATCAGGCCTTTCTGACGCGTGAAGCACTGGGTGCGATTGCCGCGACCACTTTGCACAACATCGCGACCTGGGC encodes:
- the cysM gene encoding cysteine synthase CysM, giving the protein MTLQYPTIADCVGNTPLVRLQRLPGATSNTLLLKLEGNNPAGSVKDRPALSMITRAELRGQIQAGDTLIEATSGNTGIALAMAAAIKGYKMILIMPDNSSAERKAAMTAYGAELILVSQEEGMEGARDLAQRMEAEGRGKVLDQFANGDNPEAHYTTTGPEIWRQTQGTITHFVSSMGTTGTIMGVSRYLKEQSDKVQIVGLQPMEGSAIPGIRRWPQEYLPKIYQADRVDRIVDMAQSEAEDVTRRLAREEGIFCGVSSGGAVAAMLRLSKEVENAVIVAIICDRGDRYLSTGIFDAPN
- a CDS encoding sensor histidine kinase; protein product: MKRSELPGRHSLFWKLAFLLVAFCLLMIWLSWSWGRYMEERNQFLSDEARGTLTRYAAQAEQAWQHGGRSGVDDWLQSMELREASWVGVIGGNLQSLSSDPLNEQEIQHLTFLRGLDWPIHKKGRPWLRIPFPQEPAAGSLVIELPERFLPGKYRLFWRVITNGVIPGLFTLLLCVGLYRLLVVPLNNLREQANAWRADQLNVRLSSGITQRPDELGELARAFDSMSERLQSTVALQQQLLRDLSHELRTPLSRLRVASESEQDLVQLRERIGREVDGMQRLVEDTLQLAWLDTERSPLPDEAIQIQALWEMLTDNACYESGWPSLQLQCSVESSCWVRGNLNTLAQALENILRNAIRHSPAGGIVRLDGRRECDYWHLWLEDQGGGVAEGDLERIFSPFTRLDGSRPGDGGFGLGLSIARNAVQRQGGRIWAENGRAGLRLNLRLLADDGVAPTDAIAGKPAPTGNVFHPQIV
- a CDS encoding response regulator transcription factor; protein product: MTPVSAGQPRILSIEDDPVLGAYVHEHLGRSGFQVTWCQNGQEGLSIATRQPFDVVLMDILLPGMDGLNVLTQLRQSHSTPVLLMSALGAEADRISGFRLGADDYLPKPFSMAELHVRIEAILRRVALDRRPALLAAPVVAGTLRFDDERCDVFFREQAAGLTRSEFRLLETLNRNDEEVLSKAFLYQHVLQRGYAAHDRSLDMHISQIRRKLKAIGYTEREVRTVWGKGYVLSAADETL
- a CDS encoding response regulator, which gives rise to MLKKLGIKGRVLLLTLLPTSLMALVLGGYFTWTQQSDLQSQLMQRGEMIAEQLAPLVAPAMGHGNSELLERIATQSLEQPDVRAVTFLAPDRSPLAHAGPTMLNQPPSGDSAHLQRRSGNDATRYLMPVFGKHRNLAGELIPQESDRLLGWVELELSHNGMLLRGYRSLFASLLLIVAGLAGAALLALRMGRTINRPLSQIKQAVAQLKDGHLETRLPPLGSQELDELASGINRMAGTLQNAREELQHSVDQATEDVRQNLETIEIQNIELDLARKEALEASRIKSEFLANMSHEIRTPLNGILGFTHLLQKSELTPRQLDYLGTIEKSADSLLGIINEILDFSKIEAGKLVLDHIPFNLRDLLQDTLTILAPAAHAKQLELVSLVYRDTPLSLVGDPLRLKQILTNLVSNAIKFTREGTIVARAMLEDEHEDSVQLRISIQDTGIGLSNQDVRALFQAFSQADNSLSRQPGGTGLGLVISKRLIEQMGGEIGVDSTPGEGSEFWISLSLPKTRDDAEDLPAAPLLGRRVAVLENHELARQALQHQLEDCGLDVTPFNTLETLTNGVTGAHQTDQAIDLAVIGITSNDMLPERLNQHIWDLEHLGCKVLVLCPTTEQTLFHLSVPNPHSQLQAKPACTRKLRRALADLVNPRQPRNEPGEPLSSRAPKVLCVDDNPANLLLVQTLLEDMGAKVLAVESGYAAVKAVQSESFDLVLMDVQMPGMDGRQSTETIRQWESERHCTPLPIVALTAHAMANEKRALLQSGMDDYLTKPISERQLAQVVLKWTGLALRNQGPERTSENSAGNNELPVLDHEEGLRLAAGKADLAADMLAMLLASLEADREAIRAACENRDQNALIERVHRLHGATRYCGVPQLRAACQRSETLLKQDDPKAVAALEELERAINRLAAQAKISA
- a CDS encoding 2-hydroxyacid dehydrogenase translates to MRTLVFSSQTYDRDSFLAADCPAGIELHFQPARLSLDTAALADKHEVVCAFINDDLSAAVLERLAAGGTRLIALRSAGYNHVDLAAAKRLGLAVVRVPAYSPHAVAEHAVALILALNRRLHRAYNRTREGDFSLHGLTGFDLVGKTVGIVGTGQIGATFAKIMHGFGCELLAYDPFPNPEVLALGAHYLSLPELLAQSRIISLHCPLNEQSKHLINRDSLAHMQAGSMLINTGRGGLVDTPALIDALKDGQLGYLGLDVYEEEAQLFFEDRSDLPLQDDVLARLLTFPNVIITAHQAFLTREALGAIAATTLHNIATWAAGAPQNQVEG